A single window of Granulicella mallensis MP5ACTX8 DNA harbors:
- the acs gene encoding acetate--CoA ligase, with the protein MSVESTPVGSTLNENFESLMREDRVFPPPAAFAARARIGSEAEYERMYKRSIEAPEEFWAEAAAELEWFTPWTKVLEGSGPHAKWFTGGKLNLSHNCVDRHAKAARKDKVALLWEGEPGEVRRLTFAELHVEVQKFANVLKSLGVKKGDRVAVYMGMSPELAIALLACARIGAVHSVIFGGFAAHAISDRVNDSDCQVIVTQDLSYRRGSEVKLKKIVDEALEKCPGVRKVIVYQRAPSATVAMKEGRDFWWHEAMAAAAADCSAEPMDAEDPLYILYTSGTTGKPKGLVHTTGGYSVQTYLTSKYIFDLQDEDVYWCTADIGWVTGHSYVVYGPLQNGATVMMYEGAPNWPENDRFWKIVDDHKVTVFYTAPTAIRAFIKWGNDWVHKHSLASLRLLGTVGEPINPEAWMWYHREIGKERCPIVDTWWQTETGAILIAPIPGAVATKPGSATRPFFGVVPEIVTKEGDPVPAGQGGLLVIKKPWPSLARTIWGDAERYEQAYFSEIPGIYFTGDGARRDADGYYWLMGRVDDVINVSGHRLGTMEIESALVAHSKVAEAAVVGRPCEMKGQAIAAFVTLEEGYEPSEELKQELRQWVAKEIGGLARPDDMRFTQMLPKTRSGKIMRRLLRELATTGEVKGDTTTLEDFGVLAKLKENEE; encoded by the coding sequence ATGTCCGTTGAAAGCACGCCTGTGGGAAGCACGCTAAACGAAAACTTTGAGTCTCTTATGCGGGAAGACCGGGTCTTTCCGCCCCCTGCGGCCTTTGCCGCCCGGGCACGTATCGGCAGCGAAGCCGAGTATGAGCGGATGTACAAGCGCAGTATCGAAGCTCCGGAGGAGTTCTGGGCCGAGGCTGCTGCCGAACTGGAGTGGTTTACTCCGTGGACGAAGGTGCTCGAAGGCAGCGGGCCGCATGCGAAGTGGTTTACCGGCGGCAAGCTGAATCTCTCGCACAACTGCGTCGATCGCCATGCCAAGGCAGCACGCAAGGATAAGGTCGCCCTGCTGTGGGAGGGTGAGCCGGGAGAAGTGCGCAGGCTGACCTTTGCCGAACTGCATGTTGAAGTCCAGAAGTTTGCCAATGTGCTGAAGTCACTTGGCGTGAAGAAGGGCGATCGCGTTGCGGTGTACATGGGCATGAGCCCGGAGCTGGCGATTGCGCTGCTGGCCTGCGCGCGCATCGGTGCGGTGCATTCGGTGATCTTCGGAGGATTCGCAGCGCATGCGATCTCGGACCGGGTGAACGACTCGGATTGCCAGGTGATCGTGACGCAGGACCTCAGCTATCGTCGCGGCTCCGAAGTGAAGCTGAAGAAGATCGTCGACGAGGCGCTGGAGAAGTGCCCCGGCGTACGGAAGGTGATCGTGTATCAGCGCGCTCCTTCGGCGACAGTGGCGATGAAGGAAGGTCGCGATTTCTGGTGGCACGAGGCAATGGCCGCTGCCGCTGCGGATTGCTCGGCTGAGCCCATGGATGCTGAAGATCCGTTGTACATCCTGTACACCAGCGGAACGACCGGCAAGCCCAAAGGGTTGGTGCATACGACAGGCGGCTACTCGGTACAGACGTACCTGACGAGCAAGTACATCTTCGATCTCCAGGACGAGGACGTGTACTGGTGCACTGCCGACATTGGCTGGGTCACGGGGCACAGCTACGTGGTCTATGGTCCGCTGCAGAACGGCGCGACGGTGATGATGTATGAAGGCGCGCCGAACTGGCCGGAGAATGATAGGTTCTGGAAGATCGTCGACGATCACAAGGTCACGGTTTTCTACACCGCGCCAACGGCGATCCGTGCCTTTATCAAGTGGGGTAACGACTGGGTGCACAAGCACTCGCTGGCCAGTCTGCGACTGCTGGGAACGGTCGGTGAACCGATCAATCCCGAGGCGTGGATGTGGTATCACCGCGAGATTGGCAAGGAGCGCTGCCCGATCGTCGATACCTGGTGGCAGACGGAGACGGGTGCGATTCTGATTGCGCCGATCCCCGGCGCTGTCGCGACGAAGCCCGGCTCGGCTACGAGGCCGTTCTTCGGCGTTGTGCCGGAGATCGTGACCAAGGAAGGCGATCCGGTACCGGCAGGGCAGGGTGGACTGCTGGTCATCAAGAAGCCGTGGCCATCGCTTGCACGAACGATCTGGGGCGACGCGGAGCGGTATGAGCAGGCGTACTTCTCAGAGATCCCGGGGATCTACTTTACGGGCGACGGCGCACGCCGCGATGCCGACGGTTACTACTGGCTGATGGGCCGTGTGGACGACGTGATCAACGTCAGCGGGCACCGTTTGGGCACAATGGAGATCGAGTCCGCGCTGGTGGCACACTCGAAGGTGGCTGAGGCTGCTGTGGTTGGACGTCCTTGCGAGATGAAGGGGCAGGCAATTGCCGCGTTTGTGACGCTTGAAGAGGGCTACGAGCCGAGCGAAGAACTCAAGCAGGAGCTGCGGCAGTGGGTCGCGAAGGAGATCGGCGGGCTCGCCCGTCCGGACGACATGCGCTTTACGCAGATGCTGCCTAAGACACGTTCAGGCAAGATCATGCGGCGGTTGCTGCGCGAGCTTGCAACCACCGGCGAAGTGAAGGGCGATACGACTACGCTGGAGGACTTTGGCGTGCTGGCAAAGCTGAAGGAGAACGAGGAGTAA
- a CDS encoding outer membrane beta-barrel protein produces the protein MKNLVLTLALLTAGTSLAVGQARPAASRLGDLQVGATYSVANPDLGVTYIRGFGAYSDFDFLRHIGVEVDFRQLNDPDDAQPNRFFQRSYEVGGRYFWRFGNLKPYGKALYGRGQFSSPQALIQNQLEAGEPAYPTIATNMIDFGVGADFAVQSHINIRVEGEYQRWFSSHYPLGNGLTPTMVNFGVAYHFPPGKPRR, from the coding sequence TTGAAGAATCTTGTTCTCACTCTCGCACTTCTAACCGCTGGCACCTCACTGGCCGTGGGGCAGGCCAGACCGGCTGCAAGTCGCCTTGGCGACTTGCAGGTCGGTGCTACCTATTCCGTTGCTAATCCTGATCTGGGAGTCACCTATATCCGTGGATTCGGAGCTTATAGCGACTTTGACTTCCTTAGACACATAGGGGTTGAAGTCGATTTTCGTCAGCTCAACGATCCGGACGATGCTCAACCCAATCGTTTTTTTCAACGCAGCTACGAGGTGGGTGGCCGATACTTCTGGCGCTTCGGCAACCTCAAGCCTTACGGTAAAGCGCTCTATGGACGTGGGCAGTTTTCTTCACCTCAAGCCCTTATCCAAAACCAATTGGAGGCTGGCGAGCCCGCCTATCCCACGATAGCCACAAACATGATTGATTTTGGAGTTGGCGCTGATTTTGCGGTGCAATCTCATATCAATATCCGTGTCGAAGGGGAGTATCAGAGATGGTTCTCCTCTCACTACCCTCTTGGTAATGGCCTTACGCCAACCATGGTCAACTTTGGCGTCGCCTACCACTTCCCTCCCGGCAAGCCTCGTCGCTAA
- a CDS encoding outer membrane protein produces the protein MKKMMLLGALLVCTAAVGYAQESRQDVSASAYGVFDSKVHGPGGVTEQGTSAIGFLGSYRYSVTPRSALELNYSFLQNSHRYGNPSFNIGTDNVPIYVHARQQEISGAYVYSRNYKRYNPFLEVGVGGILFSPIQDFGTQVQSLKRNTNIGALFGGGLAYEISPSFDIRAEYRGFLLKAPDFGASGGIFKTNRYEVLSMPAIGIAYHF, from the coding sequence ATGAAGAAGATGATGTTGCTCGGCGCTCTGCTGGTATGCACCGCCGCCGTGGGTTACGCCCAGGAAAGCCGGCAAGACGTGAGTGCGAGCGCCTACGGAGTATTTGACTCTAAAGTACACGGCCCTGGCGGTGTGACGGAGCAGGGAACGAGTGCTATTGGCTTCCTTGGAAGCTACCGTTACTCGGTGACGCCACGCAGTGCTTTGGAGTTGAACTATTCCTTCCTGCAAAACTCGCATAGATACGGCAATCCTAGTTTCAATATCGGCACAGACAATGTGCCCATTTACGTTCACGCCAGGCAGCAGGAGATCTCTGGAGCCTACGTCTACTCACGCAATTACAAAAGGTACAATCCGTTTCTCGAGGTCGGTGTCGGTGGCATCCTCTTCTCGCCGATTCAGGATTTCGGTACCCAGGTGCAGAGCCTCAAGCGAAACACCAATATCGGAGCCCTCTTTGGCGGTGGATTGGCCTATGAGATCAGCCCCAGCTTCGACATCCGGGCGGAGTATCGCGGCTTCCTGCTCAAGGCTCCTGACTTTGGTGCTTCTGGCGGCATCTTCAAGACCAATCGCTACGAAGTACTCTCGATGCCGGCGATTGGTATTGCCTACCACTTCTAA
- a CDS encoding YetF domain-containing protein produces the protein MMHSMFHLPLPVMEKILRPVIVYLFLIGFLRLFGKRELAQLNPFDLVVLLSLSNTVQNAIIGDDNSVSGGIIGAFALLAINWLLMWLLYRSPKLNQQLEGSKTVLIQAGVVSEEAMKKETLTFEELISVLNKNGFNNPADVEECVLEPNGTFFVKGKTPTSETVHSRELLNAVERLTEEVMAMRAEMQARG, from the coding sequence ATGATGCACAGCATGTTCCACCTGCCATTGCCGGTGATGGAGAAGATTCTTCGTCCTGTGATCGTTTACCTGTTCCTCATTGGTTTTCTTCGGCTCTTTGGCAAGCGCGAACTGGCGCAGCTGAACCCGTTTGACCTGGTGGTTCTGCTCAGCCTCTCGAACACGGTGCAGAATGCGATCATCGGTGACGATAACTCCGTGAGCGGGGGGATCATCGGCGCCTTTGCGCTGCTGGCTATCAACTGGCTGTTGATGTGGCTTTTGTACCGGTCTCCCAAATTGAATCAGCAACTGGAGGGCTCAAAGACGGTGCTGATCCAGGCTGGCGTCGTTTCAGAGGAGGCGATGAAAAAGGAGACCCTGACCTTCGAGGAGCTGATCTCGGTGCTGAATAAGAACGGGTTCAACAATCCCGCCGATGTCGAAGAGTGCGTCCTTGAACCGAACGGCACGTTTTTTGTGAAGGGTAAGACTCCGACGTCGGAAACAGTGCATAGCCGGGAACTGCTGAATGCGGTGGAGCGGCTGACAGAGGAGGTCATGGCGATGCGAGCAGAGATGCAAGCTCGGGGGTAA
- a CDS encoding YybH family protein, with protein MITRLFLATALLLPAGVLAQNTPAATAPAPGDPLSSQFKINPVTTPTISPSTLELIKLEGQFSDSVVQGGGKAFASWFADDGVTLNNGKPAVLGLTAIAAAANWDPKTYQLSWYAEGAQMGPSGDTGFTWGHYDAHAHDAKGQPVTLSGRYITFWKKVAGKWKVALDASAEDAPVAGDCCKLPTP; from the coding sequence ATGATCACCCGTCTCTTTCTGGCCACCGCTCTCCTCCTCCCCGCAGGCGTGCTTGCGCAAAATACGCCGGCAGCGACTGCCCCCGCGCCCGGCGATCCACTAAGCTCTCAGTTCAAAATCAACCCAGTCACGACACCGACGATATCTCCCAGCACGCTGGAGTTGATCAAGCTGGAAGGCCAGTTCTCAGACTCTGTAGTCCAGGGTGGCGGCAAGGCCTTCGCCTCATGGTTTGCTGATGACGGAGTCACACTCAACAATGGAAAACCCGCCGTCCTCGGACTGACGGCCATTGCGGCTGCGGCTAACTGGGACCCCAAGACCTACCAGCTCTCCTGGTACGCCGAAGGCGCTCAGATGGGCCCTTCCGGCGACACCGGCTTCACCTGGGGCCACTACGACGCTCATGCGCATGACGCCAAGGGCCAGCCGGTAACCCTCTCCGGCCGCTACATTACCTTCTGGAAGAAGGTCGCTGGGAAATGGAAGGTCGCACTCGACGCCAGCGCGGAAGATGCTCCCGTTGCAGGCGATTGCTGCAAGCTGCCAACGCCTTGA
- a CDS encoding type II toxin-antitoxin system RelE/ParE family toxin has protein sequence MEARVPDKALCCISAYQLTPKATRDIFDIWLWIALDSVESADRVEIAILENCQMLAEMPKAGHLRIDLTKKAVLVWPASPYDKYVIVYDPRSNPLRILRVVHASRRKVWRRGI, from the coding sequence GTGGAAGCAAGAGTTCCTGACAAAGCGCTCTGCTGCATAAGTGCTTACCAGCTAACTCCTAAAGCGACTCGTGACATTTTCGATATCTGGCTTTGGATTGCCCTCGATAGCGTTGAATCTGCCGACCGGGTAGAGATCGCTATTTTGGAGAACTGCCAAATGTTGGCAGAGATGCCTAAAGCTGGACATCTCCGCATCGATCTAACGAAGAAAGCAGTCCTTGTTTGGCCGGCGTCACCTTATGACAAATATGTGATTGTGTATGATCCGCGTTCAAACCCATTGCGCATTTTGAGAGTAGTACATGCCTCGAGACGCAAAGTGTGGCGGCGAGGTATCTAA
- a CDS encoding energy transducer TonB, translated as MAQPLRSNDPNPKNISFSHFGVLDDGKRSKSAAITSIIINVVLAVVVVILGYIVKTNPTVAKQIAVLTLPPPPPVTAPVPKPPPPPPPKPIPTPREVLHPPKIVPPPPPEKVPEVKPIPVPIPKPVVTQPAPPKAITPPPAPVKVNLAAAAPAHIPNNDVHPTPVRLGQPDNPLKPTTGPAVSQVNLGNQGAPGMNASNTGSGPRATSVNLGSGCPNCTNLNGRDNGSREVKGVRLGTPGSNGPLNSTNYANSPRQVQLQTAATPPAATTSQLRTATAASPPKVTYKPTPVYTAEAKSIHLEGTVSVRIRVTASGAVQVLGVTSGLGHGLDESALQAAQNTRFTPAKDASGNPVDWEGVVKINFQMS; from the coding sequence ATGGCCCAGCCGCTTCGCAGCAACGACCCGAACCCGAAGAACATCAGCTTTAGCCACTTCGGCGTTCTTGACGATGGCAAGCGCAGCAAAAGTGCGGCAATTACCTCGATCATCATCAATGTCGTCCTTGCCGTTGTTGTGGTGATCCTCGGCTACATAGTGAAGACCAATCCTACCGTGGCTAAGCAGATTGCGGTACTCACGCTTCCCCCGCCGCCGCCCGTGACCGCACCGGTTCCCAAGCCGCCACCGCCCCCTCCTCCGAAGCCGATCCCCACGCCGAGGGAGGTTCTGCATCCGCCCAAGATCGTTCCTCCACCTCCTCCGGAGAAGGTTCCCGAGGTAAAGCCGATCCCTGTGCCGATACCGAAGCCTGTGGTCACGCAGCCGGCTCCGCCGAAGGCCATTACACCGCCGCCCGCGCCGGTCAAGGTGAATCTCGCCGCCGCCGCGCCGGCCCATATTCCCAATAACGATGTGCATCCCACGCCTGTCCGCCTGGGTCAGCCCGATAATCCTTTGAAACCGACGACGGGTCCTGCGGTATCCCAGGTGAACCTGGGGAATCAGGGCGCACCGGGCATGAATGCCTCCAACACCGGCAGCGGTCCCCGTGCGACCTCGGTCAACCTCGGTTCCGGCTGCCCGAACTGCACCAACCTCAATGGCCGGGACAACGGATCGCGCGAGGTCAAAGGCGTAAGGCTCGGCACTCCGGGCAGCAACGGACCTTTGAATTCAACGAATTACGCGAACTCGCCACGGCAGGTACAGTTGCAAACGGCAGCAACACCACCAGCCGCAACTACCTCCCAACTTCGTACCGCAACGGCTGCCTCCCCCCCGAAAGTCACCTATAAGCCCACCCCGGTCTATACCGCCGAGGCCAAGTCCATACACCTGGAAGGCACGGTCTCCGTACGTATCCGCGTTACAGCTTCAGGAGCGGTACAGGTTCTGGGCGTGACCAGCGGTCTGGGTCACGGACTCGATGAATCCGCCCTGCAAGCTGCTCAGAACACACGTTTCACGCCTGCCAAGGACGCCTCGGGAAATCCGGTCGACTGGGAAGGTGTCGTCAAGATCAACTTCCAGATGAGTTAA